A genomic region of Methanothermobacter thermautotrophicus str. Delta H contains the following coding sequences:
- a CDS encoding glutamate synthase-related protein, with the protein MPFKVERKEEVCKRNFDRPGCCWYMCDNRDESLCANCYSCYNNCPHDVYEIINGEPVPVRHENCVGCRICEEMCPNNAIEVNAVPEDRRNVWSFADLLEIERKSREGSYKVRGCGAVRRIPTFDDLVIIPAQVSRPPIDKYREPCNTRVVIGDRYAENPLELDTPIMIAAMSFGALSKEAKIALAMGASLAGTATNTGEGGMLPEERRYASKLIAQYASGRFGVSAEYLNNSEAIEIKIGQGAKSGMGGHLLAEKVTAEVSRIRMIPEGTDALSPARHMDIVGPEDLSMKISQLREITDWKVPIMVKFTSGRVADDVKIAAKAGADAVVVDGMQGGTGAGPDVVTEHSGIPTIAAIVEADEALKEVNLRDEVSLIAAGGIRSGADVAKAIALGADAVYIGTAALVSIGCRVCQMCYTGTCRKGIATQDPRLRKRLDYVEAGKNVARYIEAMTEEVCMLTQQAGNTDVSKLEKDDLRALTVEASALTGVKLAGMESPARF; encoded by the coding sequence ATGCCTTTTAAGGTTGAAAGAAAGGAAGAGGTATGTAAGAGGAACTTTGATCGTCCCGGCTGCTGCTGGTACATGTGCGATAACAGGGACGAGTCACTCTGTGCAAACTGTTACTCATGCTACAACAACTGTCCACATGACGTATACGAGATAATAAACGGGGAACCCGTACCAGTAAGGCATGAAAACTGTGTAGGGTGCCGCATATGTGAAGAAATGTGTCCTAACAATGCGATAGAGGTTAACGCGGTACCTGAAGATCGCAGGAACGTGTGGTCATTTGCTGACCTCCTTGAAATAGAGAGGAAGTCAAGGGAAGGCTCATACAAGGTCCGTGGCTGCGGTGCCGTCAGGAGGATACCAACCTTTGATGACCTTGTCATCATCCCGGCCCAGGTATCCAGGCCACCCATAGACAAGTACAGGGAGCCCTGCAACACCAGGGTCGTGATAGGTGACAGGTACGCCGAGAACCCCCTTGAACTTGACACACCCATCATGATAGCCGCCATGTCCTTCGGCGCCCTCAGCAAGGAGGCCAAGATAGCCCTCGCAATGGGTGCCAGCCTCGCAGGAACAGCCACCAACACAGGTGAGGGTGGAATGCTCCCTGAGGAGCGCAGATACGCCTCCAAGCTCATTGCACAGTACGCATCAGGCCGCTTCGGTGTATCAGCAGAGTACCTCAACAACTCAGAGGCCATCGAGATAAAGATAGGTCAGGGCGCCAAGTCAGGTATGGGCGGCCACCTCCTTGCAGAGAAGGTCACAGCCGAGGTCTCAAGGATAAGGATGATACCGGAGGGGACCGATGCACTGAGCCCTGCCAGGCACATGGACATAGTGGGTCCTGAGGATCTGAGCATGAAGATATCACAGCTGCGTGAGATAACAGACTGGAAGGTCCCCATAATGGTCAAGTTCACCTCAGGCAGGGTTGCAGATGATGTTAAGATAGCTGCAAAGGCGGGTGCAGACGCCGTTGTTGTGGATGGTATGCAGGGCGGTACAGGGGCCGGTCCCGATGTTGTAACCGAGCACTCAGGTATACCCACAATCGCGGCCATAGTGGAGGCAGATGAGGCACTCAAGGAGGTCAACCTCCGTGATGAGGTGAGTCTTATCGCTGCAGGGGGTATAAGGAGCGGGGCTGATGTTGCAAAGGCCATAGCCCTCGGTGCAGATGCAGTCTACATAGGTACAGCAGCCCTGGTGTCAATCGGCTGCCGTGTCTGCCAGATGTGTTACACAGGCACCTGCAGGAAGGGTATCGCAACCCAGGACCCCCGCCTCAGGAAGCGCCTTGACTATGTGGAGGCAGGTAAGAACGTTGCAAGGTACATAGAGGCAATGACAGAGGAGGTCTGCATGCTCACACAGCAGGCAGGTAACACCGATGTGAGCAAACTTGAAAAGGACGACCTCAGGGCCCTTACAGTTGAAGCCTCCGCACTCACAGGGGTTAAACTGGCAGGTATGGAGTCACCGGCCAGGTTCTAA
- a CDS encoding MFS transporter, which translates to MNEYNDRSLRLYVLIAATLSSFLTPFMGSSINVALPVIALQFKIDAILQTWIPTAFLLAAAIFAVPFGRLSEIYGMKRVFVYGNIIFTVSAILSAFSPSAMALIVFRAIQGVGSAMIFVTGLAILTRVFPPYERGKAIGINTAAVYIGLSMGPVLGGFLTRFLGWQSIFLSTVPLTVIVLAVSLLRIDGEWADAAGETFDIPGSISYCIFLFLLMYGFSALPDTMGALMILLSIGAFAVFLRMELSSTSPVFNVRLFRNLTFSFSSLAALINYSATFAVSLLLSYHLQYIKGLDPGSSGLILVTQPIVMALVAPVAGRASDRFNPQTLAGIGMAVTSLALLSLSILDRTTPVPMIIVSLFVLGLGFGFFSSPNTNAIMGSVERKDYGIASATVSSMRLIGQAFSIGIVTLIFAFLIGRVPISPANYDLLIESTRICFLIFGVLCFVGVFAATARRNDG; encoded by the coding sequence TTGAATGAGTACAATGACAGGTCACTGCGTTTGTATGTGCTTATAGCGGCAACACTTTCATCATTTCTCACCCCCTTCATGGGTTCATCAATCAATGTGGCGCTTCCTGTTATAGCGCTGCAGTTTAAAATCGATGCAATACTCCAGACATGGATACCCACGGCCTTTCTCCTGGCAGCCGCCATATTTGCGGTCCCCTTCGGGAGGCTGTCTGAGATATACGGGATGAAGAGGGTCTTCGTCTATGGTAACATAATCTTCACTGTTTCAGCGATTCTCTCGGCCTTCTCACCCTCAGCCATGGCACTGATAGTGTTCAGGGCCATCCAGGGCGTCGGGTCGGCCATGATATTCGTGACGGGCCTTGCCATACTCACAAGGGTCTTCCCGCCCTATGAGCGGGGTAAGGCCATAGGGATAAACACGGCCGCAGTCTACATTGGCCTCTCAATGGGACCGGTCCTCGGGGGATTCCTCACAAGGTTCCTGGGATGGCAGAGCATATTCCTCTCTACGGTACCCCTGACAGTCATCGTCCTCGCGGTTAGTCTCCTTAGAATTGATGGTGAATGGGCAGATGCTGCCGGCGAAACCTTCGATATCCCCGGATCCATATCCTACTGTATCTTCCTGTTTCTACTCATGTATGGATTCTCAGCTCTCCCTGATACCATGGGGGCCCTCATGATCCTCCTGAGCATAGGGGCCTTCGCTGTTTTCCTCAGAATGGAGCTGTCATCAACCAGCCCTGTCTTCAATGTGAGGCTCTTCAGGAACCTTACCTTCAGCTTCTCAAGCCTTGCAGCCCTCATAAATTACAGTGCAACCTTTGCAGTATCACTCCTCCTCAGCTACCACCTCCAGTATATCAAGGGCCTTGACCCTGGCTCAAGCGGCCTCATACTGGTGACACAGCCCATCGTCATGGCCCTGGTGGCGCCAGTGGCGGGCAGGGCATCTGACAGGTTCAACCCCCAGACACTTGCAGGTATCGGCATGGCTGTGACCTCCCTGGCGCTCCTAAGCCTCAGCATACTCGATAGAACCACCCCTGTGCCAATGATAATCGTATCACTCTTCGTGCTGGGACTGGGCTTCGGTTTCTTCTCATCACCCAACACCAATGCCATAATGGGTTCCGTTGAGAGGAAGGACTATGGTATTGCATCGGCAACCGTCAGCTCCATGAGGCTCATAGGCCAGGCCTTCAGCATAGGGATAGTGACGCTTATCTTCGCATTCCTCATAGGGAGGGTTCCAATCTCTCCTGCAAACTATGACCTCCTCATAGAGAGCACAAGGATATGCTTCCTGATATTCGGCGTGCTATGCTTTGTGGGGGTCTTCGCTGCAACTGCCCGCAGAAACGATGGTTAA
- a CDS encoding ATP-binding protein, with protein sequence MFLDRERELQFLERRYEMGGPEFIVIYGRRRVGKTALLLEFISRHGGIYLLARETSNLENLKRFSDRLSEYFGDDFLKRNPFQNWDAFLEYLNQKATERLVVVIDEFPYLVKGDRSLPSILQEYWDLKLSNGRIFLIICGSSISMMEKLLGYKSPIYGRRTGQINLKPVDFLHAREFLPGYSLEDFIKAYGILGGSPAHLLEFDDSKTIKENLLEYLRSDSLLYQDAFFVLREELEEPRNYFAIMEAVAAGKTSLGEIMNETGLSRATVAKYLSVLIELDFVKREIPITASRKSRRGRYYIKDNYFAFWFRYIHPNIDFIESERRKELLELIIDDLPNYLGGIFENVAIEFLPLISNKLPFKPLKIGRWWHKNEEIDLVAFNEKEEKAILIEVKWKTLNKIEANKILKDLNRKSKILKMKEWEQYHGIIAKRVKDKEKIKGGLIWDLEDIENLKFSPE encoded by the coding sequence ATGTTTCTGGATCGTGAAAGGGAATTGCAATTCCTTGAAAGAAGATATGAAATGGGCGGACCAGAGTTTATAGTTATCTACGGGAGAAGGAGAGTGGGAAAGACAGCTCTTTTACTGGAATTTATAAGTAGACATGGTGGAATATACTTACTGGCCAGGGAGACAAGCAATCTCGAAAATCTAAAACGTTTTTCTGATAGATTATCCGAATATTTTGGGGATGATTTTCTTAAAAGGAACCCATTCCAAAATTGGGACGCCTTCTTAGAATACTTAAATCAAAAAGCCACTGAAAGATTGGTAGTGGTAATAGACGAGTTTCCTTACCTGGTTAAGGGTGATCGGTCACTCCCATCAATTCTTCAGGAATATTGGGATTTAAAACTTTCAAATGGCAGGATCTTCCTCATAATTTGTGGTTCTTCCATCAGCATGATGGAGAAACTGCTCGGCTACAAAAGCCCTATCTATGGGAGGAGAACAGGCCAGATAAACCTTAAACCCGTGGATTTTTTGCATGCAAGAGAATTTTTGCCAGGATATTCACTTGAAGATTTCATAAAAGCCTACGGTATTCTTGGAGGAAGCCCAGCCCATCTACTGGAATTTGATGATAGTAAAACCATCAAAGAAAATCTCTTAGAATATCTGAGGAGTGATTCATTACTTTATCAGGACGCCTTTTTCGTTCTCCGAGAAGAACTTGAAGAACCAAGAAATTATTTCGCCATAATGGAAGCAGTAGCAGCTGGAAAAACTTCTCTAGGAGAAATAATGAACGAAACGGGTCTTAGCAGAGCAACTGTAGCCAAATACCTGTCCGTTCTCATTGAGCTGGATTTTGTAAAGCGCGAAATCCCGATAACCGCAAGCCGAAAAAGTAGAAGGGGACGCTATTACATAAAGGACAACTATTTTGCCTTCTGGTTCCGTTACATCCACCCAAACATTGACTTCATAGAAAGCGAAAGAAGAAAAGAACTGCTAGAATTAATCATTGACGATCTTCCAAATTACCTGGGCGGAATCTTTGAAAATGTTGCAATAGAATTCCTCCCCCTAATATCCAATAAACTACCATTCAAACCCCTGAAAATTGGCCGCTGGTGGCACAAGAACGAAGAAATAGACCTTGTAGCTTTCAATGAAAAGGAAGAGAAAGCAATTCTCATCGAGGTTAAATGGAAAACTCTGAACAAAATAGAGGCAAACAAGATCCTGAAAGACCTCAATAGAAAATCCAAGATCCTTAAAATGAAAGAATGGGAACAATACCATGGAATAATAGCAAAAAGAGTGAAAGATAAAGAGAAAATTAAAGGGGGCCTAATCTGGGATCTTGAGGATATAGAAAACCTAAAGTTTAGCCCTGAGTGA
- a CDS encoding CDGSH iron-sulfur domain-containing protein: protein MKRIKVLRNGPYLVEGSVPLYEEVIVTDEEGHTREFVERRQFPLKERYVLCRCGESGNKPYCDGTHIRTGFDGTETASLEPYIERARVFRAGDLELTDVPELCDHSRFCLRAGGIRELLRKGDRESIQIAIEEAMICPSGRLVLWDRKTGKPYERDYEKSIVVIHDKQKRCEGPLWVRGGIPIESADGREYEVRNRVTLCRCGLSENKPFCDGSHWMTAEEKLEFKRKWGIE from the coding sequence ATGAAGAGGATAAAGGTGCTCAGGAACGGCCCCTACCTTGTTGAGGGCTCAGTACCCCTCTATGAAGAGGTCATAGTAACCGATGAGGAGGGCCATACAAGGGAATTTGTTGAGAGGAGACAGTTCCCCCTTAAGGAGAGGTACGTGCTCTGTCGCTGTGGGGAATCAGGGAATAAACCCTACTGTGACGGTACACACATCAGAACAGGATTTGACGGGACCGAGACAGCATCACTGGAACCCTACATTGAAAGGGCAAGGGTCTTCAGGGCGGGAGACCTTGAACTCACAGACGTACCCGAACTCTGCGACCATTCAAGGTTCTGCCTCAGGGCCGGCGGTATAAGGGAACTCCTTAGGAAGGGAGATAGGGAGAGCATACAGATAGCCATAGAGGAGGCAATGATCTGCCCGTCCGGCAGGCTGGTCCTCTGGGACAGGAAAACAGGTAAACCCTATGAGAGGGACTATGAGAAATCCATAGTGGTCATCCATGATAAACAGAAGAGGTGCGAGGGCCCCCTCTGGGTGAGGGGTGGCATACCCATAGAGTCTGCCGATGGAAGGGAGTATGAGGTTAGAAACAGGGTTACCCTCTGCCGCTGCGGATTATCTGAGAACAAACCCTTCTGTGATGGAAGCCACTGGATGACTGCAGAGGAAAAACTTGAGTTTAAAAGAAAATGGGGGATTGAATAG
- a CDS encoding energy-coupling factor ABC transporter permease encodes MHIPDGIIPLWQCAVYWAVALINIGIFFYIFSKKPQKERRIVGTGLFAAAAAAVSSISVPSPFGVPVHFFLIPLAAILLGPLTAVIVATLCLVIQFFILGMGGLTSMGANILTMGIGLGVGTYAVYSVVSELDRSLAVFTATFFGIMVATVFHIMILLAAGVAGPEMLMATLIPFYIFVGVIEGAANIFIVSFLERMKPELTMMERV; translated from the coding sequence GTGCATATACCCGACGGAATCATACCATTATGGCAGTGCGCAGTCTACTGGGCTGTGGCGCTCATAAACATAGGAATATTCTTCTACATATTCTCAAAGAAACCCCAGAAGGAAAGGAGAATCGTTGGAACGGGCCTTTTTGCTGCGGCTGCAGCGGCTGTATCCTCCATATCCGTACCATCACCCTTCGGTGTCCCGGTACACTTCTTCCTCATACCCCTCGCAGCCATACTGCTGGGACCCCTCACAGCCGTCATCGTTGCAACCCTCTGCCTGGTAATCCAGTTCTTCATACTGGGTATGGGTGGCCTGACAAGTATGGGTGCCAACATACTCACAATGGGTATAGGCCTCGGTGTCGGTACATACGCGGTCTACAGTGTTGTGAGTGAACTTGACAGGAGCCTCGCAGTCTTCACCGCCACCTTCTTCGGTATAATGGTTGCCACGGTGTTCCACATCATGATACTCCTTGCAGCGGGTGTTGCTGGTCCTGAAATGCTGATGGCGACACTTATACCGTTCTACATCTTTGTGGGGGTCATAGAGGGTGCTGCGAACATATTCATTGTATCCTTCCTTGAGAGGATGAAACCAGAATTAACCATGATGGAGAGGGTGTAA
- a CDS encoding DEAD/DEAH box helicase translates to MKGLEFSEFDISGDINRALDDMGFESTTPIQALTLPVTLDGMDVVGEAQTGTGKTAAFAIPVLENLEAERVPQALIICPTRELCLQVSEEIKRIGKYMKVKVLAVYGGQSIGNQIAQLRRGVHVIVATPGRLIDHIERGTVDLGGISTVVLDEADEMLNMGFIDDIERILSHVPERRQTMLFSATVSKPILRIARKYMRNPQVMRVEKKHSPKIDEFYFKTREEDKVELLDWILSSNNIRMGLIFCNTKRRVQRLRRQLNRMGYSADEIHGDLSQSKRERVMERFRRGDFSLLVATDVAARGIHVPDVEAVVNYDLPFENEYYVHRIGRTGRAGSSGKSFTLVVGSEVHRLRRIQSFTGKRIKQSNMPSPEEIRRGYEMDLREILRRNLESKTYSDSEILESLAGEGYSFRDISHALLDVLESSK, encoded by the coding sequence ATGAAAGGATTAGAATTTAGTGAGTTTGATATCTCAGGGGATATAAACAGGGCCCTTGATGATATGGGATTTGAGAGCACAACTCCAATCCAGGCACTTACACTACCTGTTACACTTGACGGTATGGACGTTGTTGGTGAGGCCCAGACAGGGACCGGAAAAACAGCTGCATTCGCCATACCCGTACTTGAGAACCTTGAAGCCGAGAGGGTGCCCCAGGCCCTCATAATCTGTCCGACACGCGAGCTCTGTCTCCAGGTCTCAGAGGAGATCAAGAGGATAGGTAAATACATGAAGGTGAAGGTCCTCGCGGTCTATGGTGGTCAGAGTATCGGTAACCAGATAGCACAGCTAAGGAGGGGGGTTCATGTCATCGTTGCAACCCCTGGTAGACTGATAGACCACATCGAGAGGGGGACCGTTGATCTGGGAGGTATATCCACCGTTGTCCTTGATGAGGCAGATGAAATGCTGAACATGGGATTCATTGATGACATAGAGCGTATACTATCCCATGTACCTGAGAGAAGGCAGACCATGCTCTTCTCTGCAACGGTTTCAAAGCCCATACTCAGGATTGCAAGGAAGTACATGAGGAACCCCCAGGTTATGCGTGTGGAGAAGAAGCACAGCCCCAAGATAGATGAGTTCTACTTCAAAACCAGGGAGGAGGATAAGGTTGAGCTCCTCGACTGGATACTCTCATCAAACAATATCAGGATGGGACTCATATTCTGTAACACCAAGAGAAGGGTCCAGAGGTTGAGAAGGCAGCTGAACCGTATGGGTTACTCTGCAGATGAGATCCACGGTGATCTTTCACAGTCAAAGCGTGAGCGTGTCATGGAGAGATTCAGAAGGGGAGATTTCAGTCTCCTTGTTGCAACGGATGTTGCTGCCCGTGGTATTCACGTACCCGATGTCGAGGCCGTTGTGAACTATGACCTGCCCTTTGAGAACGAGTACTACGTTCACCGTATAGGCCGTACAGGGCGAGCCGGTTCAAGCGGGAAGTCCTTCACCCTCGTCGTTGGAAGTGAGGTTCACCGCCTGAGAAGGATCCAGTCATTCACAGGTAAGAGGATAAAGCAGAGCAACATGCCCTCCCCTGAGGAGATAAGGAGGGGATATGAGATGGACCTCAGGGAGATCCTCAGGAGGAACCTGGAATCAAAGACTTACAGTGACTCTGAAATCCTTGAGAGCCTTGCTGGTGAGGGTTACAGTTTCAGGGACATCTCACACGCCCTTCTGGATGTACTGGAATCATCCAAATAA
- a CDS encoding 5-formyltetrahydrofolate cyclo-ligase has translation MVELWKERLYAFIVDFLIVTAIMYILTVAVYPAVLLLNLFSIYSYWLPLLALITLIYFSYLEYHGGTPGKRMQGLMVVSAEGDLQPWQVILTNLSKVLWLPLAVDLLVGYPLGHLRILDAIARTRVIRTRKVDDGGERLVEYHIWDLLVEKGVSKRPHGRIPDFKGSFDAAKRLSRTVEWERAGVVFCSPDSAQSPVRRLVLEAGKDLIMPTPKIKDGYLLIGGDVPDAEAASTIGGAYMYGSPIREFPQVDLVVEGSVAVDLQGNRLGKGGGYGDREISELRGQGAIDEDTPLATTVDELQIIRRVPVEEHDEMINMIVTPLRVIRPLLDDRIPRVV, from the coding sequence ATGGTTGAGTTATGGAAAGAGAGGTTATATGCATTCATCGTGGACTTTCTGATTGTCACCGCAATAATGTACATCCTCACGGTGGCTGTCTACCCTGCCGTGCTGCTCCTTAACCTGTTCAGCATCTACAGCTACTGGCTGCCCCTCCTTGCATTAATAACACTTATATACTTCAGCTACCTGGAATATCATGGCGGAACCCCTGGTAAGAGGATGCAGGGCCTTATGGTTGTCTCAGCGGAGGGTGATCTTCAGCCCTGGCAGGTGATTCTGACGAACCTTTCAAAGGTGCTCTGGCTTCCCCTGGCAGTGGATCTCCTGGTGGGTTACCCGCTGGGGCATTTAAGGATCCTTGATGCCATTGCCAGGACACGTGTCATCAGGACCAGGAAGGTCGATGATGGAGGAGAACGCTTGGTTGAGTACCACATCTGGGATCTCCTCGTGGAGAAGGGTGTCAGTAAGAGGCCCCATGGACGAATACCAGACTTTAAGGGTTCTTTTGATGCTGCGAAGCGGCTTTCGAGGACAGTTGAATGGGAGAGGGCTGGTGTAGTGTTCTGCTCCCCTGACTCGGCCCAGAGCCCGGTTAGAAGACTTGTGCTTGAGGCCGGGAAGGACCTCATAATGCCCACCCCAAAGATAAAGGATGGCTACCTCCTCATAGGGGGTGATGTACCTGATGCTGAAGCCGCGTCAACGATAGGGGGTGCCTACATGTACGGTTCACCCATCAGGGAGTTCCCTCAGGTTGACCTTGTTGTGGAGGGATCCGTGGCTGTTGACCTTCAGGGAAACCGTCTCGGTAAGGGTGGAGGCTACGGTGACAGGGAGATATCTGAACTCAGGGGTCAGGGTGCAATAGATGAGGATACACCCCTTGCAACAACCGTTGATGAACTCCAGATAATAAGGAGGGTCCCGGTTGAGGAGCATGATGAGATGATAAACATGATAGTAACACCACTACGGGTGATCAGGCCCCTCCTGGATGACCGGATACCCCGGGTGGTCTAA
- the hypE gene encoding hydrogenase expression/formation protein HypE, producing MKIGMSHGAGGEVMQDLISDIILSNIHNTRVNGGVGLEDLDDGASIPLGDYEIVISTDGHTIDPLFFPGGDIGRIAVAGTVNDISVMGARPLAIANAMIISEGFPGEDLERIIKSMDAVSRETGVSIVTGDTKVMEQGKLDRMVITTTGIGVVGRGETVRDSGLRPGDKIILTGSVGDHGMALMAFREGFGFDTDLESDVAPVWGIVEAALNVGGVTAMKDPTRGGIANALNEMADKSGVGMVLDEDSIPVREEVKAVSEMLGIDPYEVANEGKVIIGVDPEYAEDVLAAVRSAPYGEEARIIGEVTDDKHVILETSLGGRRILEAPVADPVPRVC from the coding sequence ATGAAAATCGGCATGTCCCATGGTGCAGGCGGAGAAGTGATGCAGGACCTTATATCAGATATAATACTATCAAACATCCATAACACGAGGGTTAACGGCGGAGTTGGCCTCGAGGACCTCGACGACGGTGCAAGCATACCCCTTGGGGACTATGAGATCGTTATCAGTACGGATGGTCACACCATTGACCCCCTCTTCTTCCCGGGAGGGGACATAGGCAGGATAGCCGTTGCAGGTACCGTCAATGATATATCTGTCATGGGGGCAAGGCCCCTTGCAATTGCAAATGCAATGATAATAAGTGAGGGATTCCCTGGGGAGGACCTTGAGAGGATCATAAAGTCCATGGACGCAGTTTCAAGGGAGACCGGCGTGTCCATTGTCACAGGCGACACCAAGGTCATGGAACAGGGAAAACTTGACAGGATGGTCATAACAACCACAGGTATAGGTGTCGTTGGGCGTGGTGAAACAGTCAGGGACTCCGGACTGAGGCCCGGTGATAAGATCATACTGACCGGGAGTGTCGGGGACCATGGGATGGCCCTCATGGCATTCCGTGAGGGATTCGGATTCGACACAGACCTCGAATCAGATGTGGCCCCTGTCTGGGGTATAGTGGAGGCAGCCCTGAACGTGGGGGGTGTTACAGCAATGAAGGACCCCACCAGGGGCGGTATAGCCAATGCCCTCAATGAGATGGCTGATAAATCAGGTGTGGGTATGGTCCTGGATGAGGACAGCATACCCGTACGGGAGGAGGTGAAGGCCGTCTCCGAGATGCTTGGAATAGACCCCTATGAGGTTGCAAATGAGGGCAAGGTTATCATCGGCGTGGACCCGGAATACGCCGAGGACGTCCTGGCTGCTGTTAGGAGTGCCCCCTACGGTGAGGAGGCCCGGATAATAGGTGAGGTAACAGATGATAAACATGTGATCCTTGAGACCAGCCTTGGGGGAAGAAGGATACTTGAGGCCCCTGTGGCTGATCCTGTCCCGAGGGTGTGTTGA
- a CDS encoding 30S ribosomal protein S8e, producing the protein MAIWQGKSMKKPSGGRAKMNRGKRKYELGREPAETKIGDRRVRLIRTRGGNTKVRLASDTRINVVDPETGKVEIAEIRNVVENTANPHFVRRNIITRGAVVETNLGNVRVTSRPGQDGVINGVLIRE; encoded by the coding sequence ATGGCAATCTGGCAAGGTAAATCAATGAAAAAACCCAGTGGCGGAAGAGCCAAGATGAATCGTGGTAAAAGGAAGTACGAACTTGGAAGGGAGCCTGCTGAGACAAAGATCGGTGACAGGCGTGTAAGGCTGATAAGGACACGCGGAGGTAACACCAAGGTCAGGCTCGCTTCAGATACAAGGATAAACGTTGTTGACCCTGAAACCGGTAAGGTTGAAATTGCAGAGATAAGGAACGTTGTTGAGAACACAGCGAACCCCCACTTCGTAAGGAGGAACATCATAACCAGGGGTGCTGTCGTTGAGACAAACCTCGGGAACGTCAGGGTCACATCAAGGCCAGGTCAGGACGGTGTCATAAACGGAGTCCTGATCAGGGAATAA
- the polB2 gene encoding DNA polymerase PolB subunit 2 produces MSQLSKVEDEILSQVKRFLKHINSNLPEGMELEFEGFYRRGFFVTKKRYALIEDDTIVAKGLELVRRDWAPIAKKTQRKVLMAILRDGSPEKAREIIREVVGRIRRGDVELDDLVIHTQITRDLSEYKQIGPHVIAAKRSLEKGRRVERGSIVRYIIVKGRGPISQRAFPVEDAEGMGYDPDYYIENQVMAAVSRIMSSLGYSTEDMNSLSSGERQSSLDAFF; encoded by the coding sequence GTGTCCCAGTTGTCTAAGGTGGAGGATGAGATACTCTCCCAGGTGAAAAGGTTCCTGAAACACATAAACAGTAACCTCCCTGAGGGTATGGAACTGGAATTTGAGGGCTTCTACCGCAGGGGCTTTTTCGTAACAAAGAAGCGATACGCCCTCATAGAGGATGACACAATAGTTGCAAAGGGTCTTGAACTTGTAAGGCGTGACTGGGCACCAATAGCTAAAAAAACCCAGCGAAAGGTTCTTATGGCCATCCTCCGCGATGGATCTCCTGAGAAGGCAAGGGAGATAATAAGGGAAGTCGTGGGGCGCATAAGACGGGGTGACGTGGAACTCGATGACCTGGTGATACACACCCAGATCACAAGGGACCTCTCTGAGTACAAACAGATAGGTCCCCATGTCATCGCTGCAAAGAGATCCCTGGAGAAGGGAAGGCGTGTTGAGAGGGGCTCCATAGTTAGATACATCATCGTGAAGGGAAGGGGCCCCATAAGTCAGAGGGCCTTCCCGGTTGAGGACGCAGAAGGCATGGGATACGACCCCGACTATTACATTGAAAACCAGGTGATGGCTGCGGTATCACGCATAATGTCATCCCTGGGTTACTCCACAGAGGATATGAATTCGTTATCCTCGGGTGAAAGGCAGAGCAGCCTCGACGCGTTCTTTTAA
- a CDS encoding TIGR02253 family HAD-type hydrolase, with protein MLKAVFFDIDDTLYDTSGFAKLARKAALNVMIDAGLPLTQEEAYKLLREIISEKGSNYDRHFNVLTKTVFGEEKPLLIALGMITYHNVKFALLRPFPNTTSTLIDLKSKGYRLGVISNGITIKQWEKLIRLGIHHFFDEVVTSDEVGFEKPNIRIFEEALRRMGCKPERSVMVGNKFNEDILGATNAGMSAILVNSELTEAERDHVEKNGLDVTVIDDISQLKEIL; from the coding sequence ATGCTGAAGGCGGTTTTCTTTGATATTGATGATACTCTCTATGACACCTCAGGATTTGCTAAACTTGCAAGAAAGGCTGCTCTGAACGTCATGATAGACGCAGGTCTCCCATTAACACAGGAGGAGGCCTACAAGCTTCTCAGGGAGATAATATCCGAGAAAGGATCAAACTATGACAGGCATTTCAATGTCCTGACAAAGACGGTTTTCGGTGAGGAGAAACCACTGCTCATTGCCCTTGGAATGATAACATACCACAACGTCAAGTTCGCCCTCCTGAGACCATTCCCCAACACCACATCCACACTCATTGACCTCAAGAGTAAGGGGTACAGGCTTGGGGTCATCTCAAACGGCATAACGATAAAGCAGTGGGAGAAGCTCATAAGACTCGGCATCCACCACTTCTTCGATGAGGTCGTCACCTCAGACGAGGTCGGCTTCGAAAAACCCAACATAAGGATCTTTGAGGAGGCCCTCAGGAGGATGGGCTGCAAACCCGAAAGATCAGTGATGGTTGGTAACAAGTTCAATGAGGACATACTGGGAGCCACAAATGCGGGTATGTCAGCCATACTGGTCAACTCAGAGTTAACGGAGGCAGAAAGGGATCACGTTGAGAAGAACGGTCTTGATGTTACGGTCATAGATGATATCAGTCAGCTTAAGGAGATCCTTTAG